In Gimesia panareensis, the genomic window TTAGCTTCGTCGGGCCTTTGTGGCTCGATATACCGTTCTCATTACTGATTAAATACATAATTCACAGTGGGGAGTTGAGAACCGCCAATGGACAACGAGTCAGTTATTCAGATCAGCAATCTGACAAAGATCTATCGTGATTTCTGGGGCCGCAAAAAAGTTCGTGCTCTCAACTCATTAAGCCTGGAAGTAAAAAAGGGCGAAATCTTCGGCCTGCTGGGCCCGAACGGGTCCGGAAAAACAACCACTCTCAAACTGCTGCTGGGGCTCTTGTTTCCCTCCGATGGCGAAATCAAGGTACTAGGACAACCAGCCTCCAACGTGGAAAAGAATGAACGGATTGGATATCTGCCTGAAGAATCCTATCTGTATCGTTTTCTGAATGCGGAAGAAACACTCGACTTCTACGGCCGACTCTTCAAGATTTCCGCTCAGGAACGTCGTGAACGTGCGGCTGAGCTGATCGAAAAAGTGGGGCTCGGACACGCGAAACGGCGTCAGCTCAAAGAATACTCTAAAGGGATGACCCGCCGCATTGGTCTGGCCCAGGCCCTGATCAACAACCCCGACCTGGTGATGCTCGATGAACCGACCAGTGGTCTGGACCCGCTGGGGACAGACGACATGAAACGCATGATCGTGGAATTGAAAGAGCAGGGCAAAACCGTGCTGATGTGCAGCCACCTGCTGGCGGACGTTCAGGACG contains:
- a CDS encoding ABC transporter ATP-binding protein; translation: MDNESVIQISNLTKIYRDFWGRKKVRALNSLSLEVKKGEIFGLLGPNGSGKTTTLKLLLGLLFPSDGEIKVLGQPASNVEKNERIGYLPEESYLYRFLNAEETLDFYGRLFKISAQERRERAAELIEKVGLGHAKRRQLKEYSKGMTRRIGLAQALINNPDLVMLDEPTSGLDPLGTDDMKRMIVELKEQGKTVLMCSHLLADVQDVCDRIAILYGGELKVMGRVDDLLKEQEETQILTSRLSDEAIKEIEQVVAKHNGKVDAIDHPTATLESLFLKTVQESKERPGQRFVPKTEENKAAE